One window of the Cryptomeria japonica chromosome 7, Sugi_1.0, whole genome shotgun sequence genome contains the following:
- the LOC131044143 gene encoding uncharacterized protein LOC131044143 produces MAATLFGVSEYGSLSDKRIVCGGANPFVPKGAGYGSPKVLVCICANSKDQKMNGGAKKTVKINFDFVIKGLQSRRWLPLFGWSADGKWAEDGSSSESVEPSVLQNTRKITENENKSNEGQISVRRQSKFVAVSFTPEKAKLLRKTLRSTSSFHDLMYHSAIASRLASADISSKDCSPS; encoded by the coding sequence ATGGCTGCCACTTTATTTGGAGTTTCAGAGTATGGAAGCCTCTCTGACAAAAGGATCGTCTGTGGAGGAGCGAACCCTTTTGTGCCTAAGGGAGCTGGATATGGATCTCCCAAGGTTTTGGTATGCATTTGCGCAAATTCAAAGGATCAGAAGATGAATGGTGGGGCAAAGAAAactgtgaagataaattttgattttgttatCAAGGGGCTTCAATCAAGAAGATGGCTTCCTCTCTTTGGCTGGTCTGCTGATGGAAAATGGGCAGAGGATGGCAGTAGCAGCGAATCTGTTGAACCCTCTGTTCTGCAGAACACAAGAAAAATCACAGAAAATGAGAATAAGAGTAATGAGGGGCAGATTTCAGTGAGGAGGCAATCCAAGTTTGTGGCTGTGAGTTTCACTCCAGAGAAGGCCAAATTACTGAGGAAAACCCTTCGATCTACTTCCAGTTTTCATGATCTGATGTATCATTCTGCCATTGCTTCTCGCTTGGCTTCTGCTGATATCTCTTCAAAGGATTGCAGCCCCTCTTAA